Below is a genomic region from Treponema sp. J25.
TACCTGTCTTCTCACCCTGCTTTTCCTGGATTTCTCAGGACCCTCGGAACAGTCCTTTTTTTAGTAGCCCTTTTTATACCGGGAATTAACGTGATACCCCTGGGAATTTGTATAATTCTGGGTATTGCGGAAACCTGGGTACCCCTGCGGGTACCTTATACTACGGGATCATCCTCTACTCCGGGGATGTGAATAGGGAATTTCTCTATTCTGGGTCCTAACATTTATAAGGAGCTTGTATGAAGGTCATTCTGAACAAGGATGTCCATCCCCTCGGCGAAGAGGGCGATGTGCGAGATGTAGCCCGGGGCTATGCTCGCAATTATTTGTTTCCTCGGGGGCTCGCATTACCCTATACCGAGCGAAATCTGAAACTGTTTGAGGCCCGCCGCGAAGAGATTGAAAAACGGAAGGCGGAAAAACGGCAGAATGCGGCAAGCCTTAAAGAACGGCTTGAAAGCCTGGAACTGGTACTTTCTATGCCGGCAGGGGCTAACGGAAAACTCTATGGGGCGGTGACGAACCAGACCATTGCGGATGAGCTTGCCCGCCAGGGTTTCCAGATTGAACGGAAAA
It encodes:
- the rplI gene encoding 50S ribosomal protein L9, which encodes MKVILNKDVHPLGEEGDVRDVARGYARNYLFPRGLALPYTERNLKLFEARREEIEKRKAEKRQNAASLKERLESLELVLSMPAGANGKLYGAVTNQTIADELARQGFQIERKKIEVPGNHIKSVGKYKVTVRLYENASAELTVLVQAHIEEKTEEPKTTHSKQRHQRSSRAPETKETSGDTAAPAEASQEKTE